One window of Candidatus Methylocalor cossyra genomic DNA carries:
- the tssE gene encoding type VI secretion system baseplate subunit TssE: MAEPAPKDRLQPSLLDRLTDDAPEQRQEDRDKRVLTLRGLRQSVVRDLSWLLNSTGLEAAVNLEAYPEVAHSVLNYGIPVLAGRVLAGLDSVTLERRIRQAVLAFEPRLLPHSVKIGVVASDTMSQTALVFTLEGELWAQPLPLHLYIRTEVDLETGHARITDLSG, encoded by the coding sequence ATGGCTGAACCCGCGCCCAAGGATCGGCTCCAGCCCTCGCTGCTGGACCGGCTGACCGACGATGCACCGGAGCAGCGCCAGGAAGACCGCGACAAGCGTGTTCTGACCCTACGGGGGCTGAGGCAGAGCGTGGTGCGGGACCTGAGTTGGCTGCTCAACAGCACGGGGCTTGAGGCCGCAGTGAACCTGGAAGCCTATCCGGAAGTGGCCCATTCGGTGTTGAACTATGGCATCCCGGTCCTGGCGGGCAGGGTGCTGGCGGGCCTCGACAGTGTCACCCTGGAGCGGCGCATCCGCCAGGCCGTGCTGGCCTTTGAGCCGCGTCTGCTCCCACACTCTGTCAAGATCGGGGTGGTGGCCTCCGACACCATGAGCCAGACGGCCTTGGTATTCACCCTCGAGGGGGAGCTCTGGGCGCAGCCGCTGCCGTTGCATCTCTACATCCGGACCGAGGTCGACTTGGAAACCGGCCATGCCCGTATCACCGACTTGAGCGGGTGA
- the tssG gene encoding type VI secretion system baseplate subunit TssG: MADPDRAAPHPLNEVLWRTPWRFDFFEALRRIECQHPDKPRLGTARKVGDDPVRLGQEVELDFPPSTLATARVGDGSRPARLGVRFLGLFGPQGPLPLHLTEYVRERLRHRGDRSFAAFADVFHHRMLCLFYRAWASARPTVGYDRPESDPFARYFGALFGCAAPALRNRDAMPDRAKLYFSGLLACGTKHADGLWALIGEFFGLPVAVREFVGEWMAIPPGEQTRLGASPRNSALGRSVLVGARVWGCQHKFRVVLGPMGFTSYRGLLPGEAGLRELVALVLNYAGLEWVFDVNLILCREEVPALRLDGTVQLGWTSWLGERTGKGDADDLVLDPLRADGWAPPMGCR, encoded by the coding sequence ATGGCCGATCCGGATCGGGCAGCGCCACACCCTCTGAACGAGGTGCTCTGGCGTACGCCTTGGCGCTTCGATTTTTTCGAGGCGCTGCGGCGCATCGAGTGCCAGCATCCCGACAAGCCCCGCCTGGGCACCGCTCGCAAGGTCGGCGATGACCCGGTGCGGTTGGGCCAGGAGGTGGAGCTGGACTTCCCGCCTTCCACCCTGGCCACCGCCCGGGTCGGGGACGGCAGCCGACCGGCGCGGCTCGGGGTGCGCTTTTTGGGATTGTTCGGACCCCAGGGGCCGCTACCCTTGCACCTGACCGAGTACGTGCGGGAACGCCTCCGGCACCGCGGCGACCGCAGCTTCGCCGCCTTCGCCGACGTGTTCCACCACCGTATGCTGTGCCTGTTCTACCGGGCCTGGGCCAGCGCCCGGCCCACCGTGGGTTACGACCGCCCGGAGTCGGACCCGTTCGCCCGCTACTTCGGCGCTCTGTTCGGCTGCGCTGCCCCCGCCCTGCGCAACCGGGATGCCATGCCCGATCGGGCCAAGCTGTATTTCTCCGGTTTGCTGGCCTGCGGCACCAAGCATGCCGATGGTCTGTGGGCCTTGATCGGCGAATTCTTCGGGTTGCCCGTGGCGGTTCGCGAGTTCGTCGGCGAGTGGATGGCGATTCCGCCCGGGGAGCAAACCCGACTCGGTGCCTCGCCTAGAAATTCCGCCCTGGGTCGGTCGGTGCTGGTAGGGGCCCGGGTGTGGGGTTGCCAGCACAAGTTCCGGGTGGTGTTGGGTCCGATGGGATTTACCTCCTACCGGGGGCTTTTGCCCGGGGAGGCCGGGTTGCGGGAACTTGTGGCCCTGGTCCTCAATTACGCCGGCCTGGAGTGGGTCTTTGACGTGAACCTGATCCTGTGCCGGGAGGAAGTGCCGGCCCTGCGCCTGGACGGTACCGTCCAGCTGGGCTGGACCTCTTGGCTGGGTGAACGGACCGGGAAAGGGGATGCCGATGACTTGGTGCTCGATCCGCTCCGGGCTGATGGGTGGGCCCCGCCGATGGGGTGTCGGTAA
- the tssF gene encoding type VI secretion system baseplate subunit TssF: protein MDPRLLKYYNDELQHLREVGAEFAAEFPKIAGRLGLDQFECTDPYVERLLEGFAFLAARVQLKLDAQFPAFTQHLLEVVYPHLLAPLPSMAVVWMQPDPGEGSLAEGVRLPPGTLLRSQVAKGEQTACEYRTAHEVVLWPLELVQAQYLPSPSALAALGIGGGGKAGLKLTLRTQGALPFAQLPLTELPLFLRGAGALPTRLYEQLLANAVGLVAQPTPRPAAWTEVVEDPVRRLGFADAEALLPYGPRSFQGYRLLQEYFAFPERYLFVKLRGLERAVRRCDGAELDLVVLFDRSDAQLENAVDAGNFALFATPVVNLFPKTTDRIHLSHCVPEYHVVPDRTRPLDYEVHSVTEAQGYGATLAERREFLPFYRSRSGYWRRDERAFYTLRRERRLLSAKERRQGARSSYIGSETYIALVDADAAPYGGDLKQLGLETLCTNRDLPLVMPVGVGPTDFTLQASAPVLAIRCLAGPTRPRPSAAEGDTVWRLIGHLALNYLSLADTEGGSGAAALRELLSLYGDMGDAALRRQVEGILSVGVRNVVRRIDTQGPLVFGRGLEIALEFDEAAFEGSGFFLLGAVLEQFFARYASLNSFTETAIRTTDRGEIMRWPIRIGQRHTL from the coding sequence ATGGACCCGCGCCTCCTCAAGTATTACAACGACGAGCTGCAGCACCTGCGGGAAGTGGGGGCGGAGTTCGCGGCGGAGTTTCCCAAGATCGCGGGGCGCTTGGGGCTCGATCAATTCGAGTGCACCGATCCCTATGTGGAGCGCTTGTTGGAGGGCTTCGCCTTCCTCGCCGCGCGGGTGCAGCTCAAGCTGGACGCGCAGTTTCCCGCCTTCACCCAGCACCTGTTGGAAGTGGTCTACCCCCATTTGCTCGCCCCGCTGCCTTCCATGGCGGTGGTCTGGATGCAGCCCGACCCCGGGGAAGGGTCGCTCGCCGAGGGAGTCCGCCTGCCGCCCGGGACGCTCCTGCGCAGCCAAGTCGCCAAGGGGGAACAAACCGCCTGCGAATACCGCACCGCCCACGAGGTGGTGCTGTGGCCGCTGGAACTGGTCCAGGCCCAATACCTGCCCAGCCCGAGCGCCCTCGCCGCGCTGGGCATCGGCGGGGGTGGCAAAGCCGGGTTAAAACTAACCCTGCGCACCCAGGGGGCGCTGCCCTTCGCCCAGCTGCCCCTCACGGAACTGCCGCTGTTTCTGCGTGGCGCCGGCGCCCTGCCGACCCGCCTGTACGAGCAGCTGCTGGCCAATGCGGTGGGCTTGGTGGCCCAGCCCACACCGCGGCCCGCGGCCTGGACCGAAGTGGTCGAAGACCCGGTGCGCCGCCTGGGGTTTGCGGACGCCGAGGCGCTCTTGCCCTATGGCCCGCGCTCGTTCCAGGGCTATCGCCTGCTGCAGGAATACTTTGCGTTCCCGGAACGCTATCTGTTCGTGAAATTGCGCGGCTTGGAACGGGCGGTGCGCCGCTGCGACGGCGCCGAGCTGGATCTCGTGGTACTGTTCGACCGCAGCGACGCCCAGCTGGAGAATGCCGTGGACGCGGGCAATTTCGCCCTGTTCGCGACGCCGGTGGTGAACCTGTTTCCGAAAACCACCGACCGCATCCATCTGAGCCACTGCGTTCCGGAATACCACGTAGTCCCGGATCGCACCCGGCCGCTGGATTACGAGGTCCACAGTGTCACGGAGGCGCAAGGTTACGGTGCCACCCTGGCCGAGCGGCGGGAGTTCCTGCCGTTCTATCGCTCGCGCAGTGGCTATTGGCGGCGGGATGAACGGGCCTTTTACACCCTGCGTCGGGAACGGCGGCTCTTGTCCGCCAAGGAACGGCGACAGGGCGCCCGCTCCAGCTACATCGGCAGCGAGACCTATATCGCCCTGGTGGACGCCGATGCCGCGCCCTATGGCGGCGATCTCAAACAGCTGGGGCTCGAGACGCTCTGCACCAATCGCGATCTGCCGCTGGTGATGCCGGTGGGGGTCGGTCCGACCGATTTCACCCTGCAGGCCAGCGCGCCGGTGTTGGCGATCCGGTGCCTGGCCGGCCCGACCCGGCCGCGCCCTTCGGCGGCGGAGGGGGATACCGTGTGGCGCCTGATCGGCCATCTCGCCCTCAATTATCTGTCGCTGGCCGATACCGAGGGTGGGTCGGGCGCCGCCGCCCTCAGGGAATTGCTGAGCCTCTACGGCGATATGGGCGACGCCGCCCTGCGCCGGCAGGTCGAGGGTATCCTGTCGGTGGGGGTGCGCAACGTGGTGCGCCGTATCGATACGCAAGGCCCTCTGGTGTTCGGCCGCGGGCTGGAGATTGCCCTGGAATTCGACGAGGCGGCTTTCGAGGGGAGCGGCTTCTTCCTGCTGGGGGCGGTGCTGGAGCAGTTCTTCGCCCGCTATGCCTCCTTGAATTCATTCACCGAAACGGCGATCCGCACCACGGATCGCGGCGAGATCATGCGATGGCCGATCCGGATCGGGCAGCGCCACACCCTCTGA
- a CDS encoding type VI secretion system accessory protein TagJ: MDALSHWKERRPREAVLELQKEIRADPGNARQRVFLFQLLAVLGEWDRALTQLAVLGDLDAGMLAMVHTYREAIRCELLRGGVFAGRRAPLIFGEPTRWLALLVEAVRLSAAGHHAEAGALRAQALAEAPASPGRIDGHGFEWIADADSRLGPVLEAVVHGRYYWIPFSRVARIDLEAPADLRDLVWMPARLTWLNGGVAVGLIPSRYPGSEACPDVAVQTARKTQWLEPAPGTYWGLGQRLWVTDGGEYALFDVREILLHGEAAAHG, encoded by the coding sequence GTGGACGCCCTCAGCCACTGGAAGGAACGCCGGCCGCGGGAAGCGGTGCTGGAACTGCAAAAGGAGATCCGGGCCGATCCCGGCAATGCCCGGCAGCGGGTGTTTCTGTTCCAGCTGCTGGCGGTGTTGGGGGAATGGGACCGCGCCCTCACCCAGCTCGCCGTGCTCGGCGACCTGGATGCGGGGATGCTGGCCATGGTCCACACCTACCGCGAGGCTATTCGGTGCGAACTTTTGCGCGGCGGGGTGTTCGCCGGCCGCCGCGCGCCTTTGATCTTCGGCGAGCCGACGCGCTGGCTGGCGCTGCTGGTGGAGGCCGTGCGGCTCTCGGCAGCGGGCCACCACGCCGAGGCGGGCGCCTTGCGTGCCCAGGCCCTGGCGGAGGCGCCCGCCTCGCCGGGGCGCATCGACGGCCACGGGTTTGAGTGGATCGCCGATGCCGACAGCCGGCTGGGCCCGGTCCTGGAGGCCGTGGTCCATGGCCGGTACTACTGGATCCCCTTCAGCCGGGTCGCCCGCATCGACCTGGAGGCGCCCGCCGACCTCCGTGATCTGGTGTGGATGCCGGCCCGCCTCACGTGGCTGAACGGCGGGGTGGCGGTGGGGCTGATCCCCTCCCGCTACCCTGGCTCGGAAGCCTGCCCGGATGTGGCGGTGCAAACGGCGCGGAAAACCCAATGGTTGGAACCCGCGCCGGGCACCTATTGGGGGCTGGGGCAGCGGCTCTGGGTCACCGACGGGGGCGAATACGCCTTGTTCGATGTGCGGGAAATTCTGCTGCACGGGGAGGCGGCTGCCCATGGCTGA
- the tssA gene encoding type VI secretion system protein TssA, which produces MATIDMERFLRAVAPDAPCGEDLEYDPAFIAVADKIKGTPEQQIGARIEPAQPPDWKELRQALPPLLERSRDLRLLVFLARTLLHTDGLPGFRDALELLERLLLEHWASIHPRLDPDDDNDPTQRVNILTSLCDFETILRPLAQVPLVESRVGRFSLRDVHLATDKLPLPAGASKPDPAAIRAAFLDADPAQVEGTRRAIADSLERFAGIETFLTEQVGVAHAPNLAPVRAVFKDLWQVLEEFAAPREALEGVAPEGGAGEEAAAAVPRPSAPLGPIRDRQDVIRALDALCEYYARCEPSSPVPLLLRRCKRLVPMGFLDIIKDLSPDALAQIELIKGPESADGGDG; this is translated from the coding sequence GTGGCTACCATCGACATGGAACGGTTTTTGAGGGCGGTCGCGCCGGATGCGCCCTGTGGCGAGGACCTGGAATACGACCCCGCCTTCATCGCCGTGGCCGACAAGATCAAGGGCACGCCGGAGCAACAAATCGGCGCCCGCATCGAGCCGGCCCAGCCGCCCGACTGGAAGGAACTGCGCCAGGCCCTGCCGCCCTTGCTGGAGCGCAGCCGCGACCTGCGCCTGCTGGTGTTTCTCGCTCGGACCTTGCTCCACACCGACGGCCTGCCGGGATTCCGGGACGCCCTGGAGTTGCTCGAACGCTTGCTCCTGGAGCATTGGGCGTCCATCCATCCCCGCCTCGACCCGGACGATGACAACGACCCCACCCAGCGGGTCAACATCCTGACCAGCCTCTGCGACTTCGAAACCATTCTGCGTCCCCTGGCCCAGGTGCCCTTGGTGGAATCCCGGGTGGGGCGGTTCAGCCTTCGCGACGTGCACCTCGCCACCGACAAGCTCCCGCTGCCCGCCGGCGCCAGCAAGCCCGATCCCGCCGCGATCCGGGCGGCTTTCCTGGATGCCGATCCAGCCCAGGTGGAAGGCACCCGCCGCGCCATCGCCGACAGCCTCGAGCGCTTCGCCGGCATCGAGACCTTCCTGACCGAGCAGGTGGGGGTGGCCCATGCCCCCAACCTGGCGCCGGTGCGGGCCGTCTTTAAAGACCTGTGGCAGGTGTTGGAGGAGTTCGCGGCGCCCCGGGAAGCGCTCGAAGGGGTGGCCCCGGAGGGGGGCGCCGGGGAAGAGGCCGCTGCCGCCGTGCCGCGGCCTAGCGCCCCGCTCGGCCCGATCCGCGACCGCCAGGACGTGATCCGGGCCCTGGACGCGCTTTGCGAGTACTACGCCCGCTGCGAGCCATCCAGCCCGGTCCCATTGCTCCTCCGGCGCTGCAAGCGCCTGGTGCCGATGGGCTTTCTCGACATCATCAAGGACCTGAGCCCGGATGCGCTGGCGCAGATTGAGCTCATCAAGGGCCCGGAATCCGCCGACGGTGGTGACGGTTGA
- the tssB gene encoding type VI secretion system contractile sheath small subunit, which produces MADSSQKFIARNRAPRVQIEYDVEVYGAEKKVQLPFVMAVMADLSGNPSEPLPPVADRKLLEIDVDNFDERLKAMKPRVVFQVPNTLTGEGQLNIDLTFESLDEFSPAAVARKVEGLNKLLEARSQLANLITYMDGKTGAEELIAKIVNDPALLQALASAPAKGGPTGSEG; this is translated from the coding sequence ATGGCCGATAGCAGCCAGAAGTTCATCGCGCGGAATCGCGCGCCGCGCGTCCAGATCGAATACGACGTCGAGGTCTATGGGGCCGAGAAGAAGGTCCAACTGCCCTTCGTGATGGCGGTGATGGCCGATCTGTCCGGCAACCCCTCGGAACCGCTGCCGCCGGTGGCGGACCGCAAGCTGCTGGAGATCGACGTGGACAACTTCGACGAGCGGCTCAAGGCCATGAAGCCCCGGGTCGTGTTCCAGGTACCGAACACCCTGACCGGCGAAGGCCAGCTCAACATCGATCTTACCTTCGAGAGCCTGGATGAGTTTTCCCCGGCGGCGGTGGCACGGAAGGTGGAAGGCCTGAACAAGCTGCTCGAGGCGCGCTCCCAGCTAGCCAATCTGATCACCTACATGGATGGCAAAACCGGCGCCGAGGAACTCATCGCCAAGATCGTCAACGATCCGGCCCTGCTCCAGGCGCTGGCCTCGGCGCCGGCCAAGGGCGGACCCACGGGCAGCGAGGGTTGA
- the tssC gene encoding type VI secretion system contractile sheath large subunit, whose translation MAELETQTTPQGAPQAAALDDFAALLAKEFKPRSDRAREAVESAVATLAQFVLKDVSVVSEDAVKTIQAIIAEIDRKLTEQINLILHHEAFQQLESAWRGLHYLVSHTETDEMLKIRVLNISKKDLGRTLKKFKGTAWDQSPIFKKLYEEEYGQFGGEPIGCMVADYYFDHSPPDVELLGEMAKIGAACHAPFLAAASPTLLQMDSWNELANPRDLTKIFQTPEYAAWRSLRESEDSRYLGLAMPRFLARLPYGAKTDPVDEFDFEEETEAADSRKYVWANSAYAMAVNINRSFKLYGWCSRIRGVESGGAVEGLPVHTFPTDDGGVDMKCPTEIAISDRREAELAKNGLMPLVHKKNSDFAAFIGAQSVQKPAEYDDPDATANAHLAARLPYLFATCRFAHYLKCIVRDKIGSFRERQDMQRWLQDWIMNYVDGDPSLSSEETKARRPLAAAEVVVEDVEGNPGYYTAKFFLRPHYQLEGLTVSLRLVSKLPSAKGA comes from the coding sequence ATGGCCGAGCTGGAAACCCAGACCACCCCCCAAGGGGCACCCCAGGCCGCCGCACTGGACGATTTTGCCGCGCTCCTCGCCAAGGAATTCAAGCCCAGATCCGACCGCGCTCGGGAGGCGGTGGAATCGGCGGTGGCAACCCTAGCGCAGTTCGTTCTGAAAGACGTGTCGGTGGTGTCCGAGGATGCGGTCAAGACCATCCAAGCCATCATCGCGGAGATCGACCGCAAGCTGACCGAACAGATCAACCTGATCCTGCACCACGAGGCGTTCCAACAGCTGGAAAGCGCCTGGCGCGGGCTCCACTACCTGGTCAGTCACACGGAAACCGACGAGATGTTGAAAATCCGCGTCCTGAACATCTCCAAGAAGGACCTGGGCAGGACCCTCAAAAAGTTCAAGGGCACCGCCTGGGATCAGAGCCCGATCTTCAAGAAGCTGTACGAGGAAGAGTACGGGCAGTTCGGCGGCGAGCCCATCGGCTGCATGGTGGCCGATTACTATTTCGACCATAGCCCGCCGGACGTGGAGCTCTTGGGCGAGATGGCCAAGATCGGCGCCGCCTGCCATGCGCCGTTTCTGGCCGCTGCCTCGCCGACCTTGCTGCAGATGGATTCCTGGAACGAGCTGGCCAACCCGCGGGACCTGACCAAGATCTTCCAGACCCCCGAATACGCCGCCTGGCGCTCCCTGCGGGAATCGGAGGATTCCCGCTACCTCGGCCTGGCGATGCCGCGGTTCTTGGCCCGGCTCCCCTACGGCGCCAAGACCGACCCGGTGGACGAGTTCGATTTCGAGGAAGAAACCGAGGCCGCGGACAGCAGGAAATACGTTTGGGCCAACTCGGCCTATGCCATGGCCGTCAACATCAATCGCTCGTTCAAGCTGTACGGCTGGTGTTCCAGGATCCGGGGGGTGGAATCGGGTGGGGCGGTGGAAGGGCTGCCGGTGCACACCTTTCCCACCGACGACGGTGGGGTGGACATGAAATGCCCCACCGAGATCGCCATCAGCGACCGGCGCGAGGCGGAGCTGGCCAAGAACGGGTTGATGCCGTTGGTGCACAAAAAGAATTCCGACTTTGCCGCGTTCATCGGCGCGCAGTCCGTGCAGAAACCGGCCGAATACGACGACCCCGACGCCACGGCCAATGCCCATCTGGCGGCGCGGCTGCCGTATCTGTTCGCCACCTGCCGGTTCGCCCATTACCTGAAATGCATCGTGCGGGACAAGATCGGCTCGTTCCGGGAGCGGCAGGACATGCAGCGCTGGTTACAGGACTGGATCATGAACTACGTGGATGGCGATCCTTCCCTTTCCAGCGAAGAAACCAAGGCGCGGCGCCCGCTGGCGGCGGCCGAGGTGGTGGTGGAGGACGTGGAAGGGAATCCGGGTTACTACACCGCCAAGTTCTTTTTGCGGCCCCATTACCAATTGGAGGGCCTCACGGTTTCGCTGCGGCTGGTTTCCAAACTGCCTTCGGCGAAAGGCGCATAA
- the tssH gene encoding type VI secretion system ATPase TssH: MTEISRARLFGKLNRVCYKAIESATVFCKLRGNPHVELGHWLHQLLQLQDSDLHRLIKRFEIDPARLAADLTEFLDRLPRGASAISDFSPYVLEAVQQGWLYATLMFGESQVRSGHLVVGLIKDRAYRSQLLGISREFEKIKPDALTDEFATILSGSPEEGLLASDGVRLGGAAAGETGGALAPAVLGQQEALQRFTVDLTEQARQGKLDPVVGRDEEIRQVVDILMRRRQNNPLLTGEAGVGKTAVVEGFAQKIVAEEVPPALREVVLRTLDVGLLQAGASLKGEFEQRLRQVIEEVEASPKPIILFIDEAHTLIGAGGAAGTGDAANLLKPALARGTLRTVAATTWAEYKKYIEKDPALTRRFQVVQVREPSEEQAIRMLRGVVSAQERHHRVQILDEALEAAVKLSHRYIPARQLPDKAVSLLDTACARVAISQHAVPAPVDDCRQRIAALETELAMVARERAVGVETADREVQLQARLDQERHRLTELEQRWSREKTLVDGILERRCQLRQRTGQVEGVGAAPEPASPADDSAALRAELQALQAQLRELQGEQPLILPTVDGPAVAAVVQDWTGIPVGRMVRNEIDTVLKLADTLERRIVGQRHALDMIARRIQTARAGLDNPHKPIGVFLLAGSSGVGKTETALALAEALYGGEQNVITLNMSEYQEAHTVSTLKGAPPGYVGYGEGGVLTEAVRRRPYSVVLLDEVEKAHPDVHEIFFQVFDKGWMEDGEGRVIDFKNTLILLTTNVGTELIMNLCRDPELLPEPEGLAKALREPLLRVFPPALLGRLVVIPYYPLSDAMIGAIARLQLGRIAQRIQESHRVPFSYDEAVIALIASRCKELESGGRMIDAILTNTVLPEISQAFLARMLEGRPVERVHVTVKNGDFRYQFAEAGNPDRELSPGGPLDHPGAPA; this comes from the coding sequence ATGACCGAGATCAGCCGCGCCCGCCTGTTCGGCAAACTCAACCGGGTTTGCTACAAGGCCATCGAGAGCGCCACGGTGTTCTGCAAATTGCGGGGCAATCCCCACGTGGAGCTAGGGCATTGGCTGCACCAGCTGTTGCAGCTCCAGGACTCCGACCTGCACCGCCTGATCAAGCGCTTCGAGATCGACCCGGCGCGGTTGGCCGCCGATCTCACCGAATTCCTGGATCGGCTGCCGCGGGGCGCCAGCGCCATCTCCGATTTCTCGCCCTACGTGCTGGAGGCGGTCCAGCAGGGGTGGTTGTACGCCACCTTGATGTTCGGTGAGAGCCAGGTGCGCAGCGGCCACCTGGTGGTCGGGCTGATCAAGGACCGCGCCTACCGCAGCCAACTGCTCGGCATCTCCCGGGAGTTCGAGAAGATCAAACCGGACGCCCTCACCGACGAGTTCGCCACCATCCTAAGCGGATCGCCGGAAGAAGGGCTCCTCGCCAGCGACGGCGTGCGGCTGGGCGGCGCGGCAGCGGGCGAAACCGGCGGTGCCCTGGCCCCGGCCGTTCTGGGCCAGCAGGAAGCCCTGCAGCGCTTCACCGTGGACCTCACGGAACAGGCCCGGCAGGGCAAGCTGGACCCGGTAGTCGGCCGCGACGAAGAGATCCGCCAGGTGGTCGATATCCTCATGCGCCGGCGCCAGAACAATCCCCTCCTGACCGGGGAGGCGGGGGTGGGCAAGACCGCCGTGGTGGAGGGCTTTGCCCAGAAGATCGTGGCCGAGGAGGTGCCGCCGGCGTTGCGGGAGGTGGTGCTTAGGACCCTGGACGTGGGATTGCTGCAGGCCGGCGCCAGCCTGAAAGGGGAGTTCGAGCAGCGCCTGCGCCAAGTCATCGAGGAAGTAGAGGCTTCGCCCAAGCCCATCATTCTGTTCATCGACGAGGCCCATACCCTGATCGGCGCGGGTGGCGCGGCGGGTACCGGCGATGCCGCCAATCTCCTGAAGCCGGCCCTGGCACGTGGCACCCTGCGCACGGTGGCGGCCACCACCTGGGCCGAATACAAGAAATACATCGAGAAGGACCCAGCCTTGACCCGCCGCTTCCAGGTGGTGCAGGTCCGGGAGCCGAGCGAGGAACAGGCCATCCGCATGCTGCGCGGGGTGGTGTCGGCCCAGGAACGGCACCACCGGGTGCAGATTTTGGACGAGGCCCTGGAGGCGGCGGTCAAGCTATCACACCGCTACATCCCGGCGCGCCAACTGCCGGACAAGGCGGTGAGCCTGCTGGACACCGCCTGTGCCCGGGTCGCCATCAGCCAGCACGCGGTGCCCGCCCCGGTGGACGACTGCCGCCAACGCATCGCTGCCCTCGAAACCGAGCTGGCCATGGTGGCCCGGGAGCGGGCGGTCGGGGTCGAAACCGCGGACCGCGAGGTGCAGCTGCAGGCCCGGTTGGACCAGGAACGGCACCGGCTAACCGAACTGGAACAACGCTGGAGCCGGGAAAAGACCCTGGTCGACGGCATCCTCGAACGCCGCTGCCAGCTAAGGCAGCGGACCGGCCAGGTCGAAGGGGTGGGCGCGGCCCCCGAGCCGGCGTCCCCGGCCGACGATTCCGCCGCCTTGCGGGCCGAGCTCCAGGCGCTGCAAGCCCAGCTGCGGGAGTTGCAAGGGGAACAGCCGTTGATCCTGCCCACCGTGGACGGTCCGGCGGTCGCCGCCGTGGTCCAGGACTGGACCGGGATCCCGGTGGGACGCATGGTCCGCAATGAGATCGACACCGTGCTCAAGCTGGCCGACACCCTGGAACGGCGCATCGTCGGTCAACGCCACGCCTTGGACATGATCGCCAGGCGCATCCAGACCGCCCGCGCCGGGCTGGACAATCCCCACAAGCCCATCGGCGTGTTCTTGCTGGCGGGCAGCTCCGGGGTGGGCAAGACCGAGACCGCCCTGGCGTTGGCCGAAGCCCTCTACGGCGGCGAGCAGAACGTCATCACCTTGAACATGAGCGAATACCAGGAGGCCCATACCGTCTCCACCCTCAAGGGGGCGCCGCCCGGTTACGTGGGCTACGGCGAGGGCGGGGTGTTGACCGAGGCGGTGCGGCGTCGCCCCTACAGCGTGGTGTTGCTGGACGAAGTGGAAAAAGCCCACCCGGACGTGCACGAGATCTTCTTCCAGGTGTTCGACAAGGGCTGGATGGAGGACGGGGAAGGCCGCGTGATCGATTTCAAGAATACCCTGATCCTGCTCACCACCAACGTCGGCACCGAGCTGATCATGAACCTGTGCCGGGACCCGGAGTTGCTGCCCGAACCCGAGGGCCTGGCCAAGGCGCTGCGGGAACCCTTGCTGCGGGTATTCCCGCCGGCCCTGCTAGGCCGCCTGGTGGTGATTCCCTACTATCCACTGAGCGATGCCATGATCGGCGCCATCGCCCGCTTGCAGCTCGGGCGCATCGCGCAGCGGATCCAGGAAAGCCACCGGGTGCCGTTCAGCTACGACGAGGCCGTCATCGCCCTGATCGCCAGCCGCTGCAAGGAACTGGAGAGCGGCGGCCGCATGATCGATGCGATCCTGACCAACACGGTACTGCCGGAAATCAGCCAGGCGTTCCTGGCCCGGATGCTGGAAGGGCGGCCGGTGGAACGGGTGCACGTGACGGTGAAAAACGGCGATTTCCGCTACCAGTTCGCGGAAGCCGGCAACCCGGACCGAGAGCTAAGCCCGGGTGGACCACTTGACCACCCTGGAGCCCCGGCCTAG
- a CDS encoding Hcp family type VI secretion system effector, with the protein MAQVDYFLKIDGIKGESQDDKHKDEIAIESWSWGETNTGSFSHGGGGGTGKVQMEDFRFVKRMDKASPGLFLSCASGKHIPKAELVCREAGEQPAEYLKITLSDVLISSYQAKGPGADVIRPTEEFSLNFAKIEFEYSEQKADGSVVPAGKTGWDLKAHKKL; encoded by the coding sequence ATGGCGCAAGTAGATTATTTTCTGAAGATCGACGGTATCAAGGGCGAGAGCCAAGACGACAAGCACAAGGACGAAATTGCCATCGAGTCATGGAGTTGGGGCGAAACCAATACGGGCTCGTTCAGCCACGGCGGCGGCGGCGGAACCGGGAAGGTGCAGATGGAGGATTTCCGCTTCGTGAAACGGATGGATAAGGCATCCCCGGGCCTATTCCTGTCCTGTGCCAGCGGCAAGCACATCCCGAAAGCGGAGCTGGTTTGCCGCGAGGCCGGAGAACAGCCGGCCGAGTACCTCAAGATCACCCTGAGCGACGTACTGATTTCGTCCTATCAGGCCAAGGGACCGGGCGCCGACGTGATTCGGCCGACGGAGGAGTTCTCGCTAAACTTCGCCAAGATCGAATTCGAATACAGTGAGCAAAAGGCCGACGGTTCGGTGGTGCCGGCGGGCAAGACCGGCTGGGACCTGAAAGCCCACAAAAAGCTCTAG